The following nucleotide sequence is from Stigmatopora nigra isolate UIUO_SnigA chromosome 20, RoL_Snig_1.1, whole genome shotgun sequence.
GAACGTCCACGAGCCGGCGAGGACTCGCGTGGAAGTGAAGGCAGCGTGGGCGTGCCGAGGTTTTCCAAGCGCGCACACGTGCGTGCGAACACTCGAACGCCCCCACCCTCGTTATGGCAACCACACGCCCCCAAACTCGTGTGGTACCCTGAAAACAAGTGATGTTTGCATTTAAATTAACGTGGATTTcccataaaaacaagaaaactcaTCGTGAACGTGGGGATTTGTTTGGCGTCGTGGAAAGACGCCATTGCAACATGCACACTTGATGCTTATTAAGAAAACGACCGCACGGTAGTGGCTGTTTTTATAGGGAATTGTCGCCAACCCGTGGAcataaaaagtactgtatttttacattgCTTTTTTGTAAACAGCGTTTTAtttacattgtcattttcaatgaTTTGAACTAAATTGATGAATCAATacgaataaaaacagaaaatgtgatgGAATAGTAAGAAAGTGgataaaactttatttaaatagaaatatgtTAGCATTATTTATATTGTCATGAAATTGATGAATAAATAcggttaaaatgtgaaaaagtagCAGGAAAAGCACTAaaatctcagattttttttttttttacaaattcaatatacttttatattgtcaacatgattatttatttgttaatctCATTCTTCTATATATATGGCCCCAGATAAAGCactaaagtgtattaaaatgtatctttttaaaCATTAGCAATATATTAGCCTTATATTTCAATTATCATCATAATTTTaactaaattaataaattaatacaaataaaacgcCAAAACAGTAACAAAGGCACCAGGCTATGCTCTAAAATGtattatagttatttttttcttttacacatTAGCAATATATTAGCATTTATTTGAAATTGTCATCATGCATAAAAATAACGACACTGGCcctttaagtaaaaagtattttggACATAGAGGCATAGTACCAgcctattatttgttttaactttgttatattgagttaaaaataaacaaagtgtTCACATACTGTTAATATAATAtggtttaatattttaaaaatatatatttaaactcAACTTGTAAATATTGCACCAAAAAAGAacgaaaaaagtgaaaaaatgatttctttAATGAGTACTTCAGTCAAAAAACAATTCCATTCATGAACATTTCAACATGATGACTTTCCTctttattcacaaaaaaaagaaacattaaaaaaacggtTTTCCagtgccaaaaaaaagaaaaaaaactatccatCAGTCCTCCTGGAATCGAATATGCTTATTAGCCTCCTTAGCCCGCGCCGTGATGATCTTCTCCGCCTTGGAAATGAGCTGAAACCACAATTTCCCACTTAATACCAAACACCCGAACGCCTCACTGTTATTCCGACAACTTACTTTATCCGTCCCGCGTTTCTTCTCGCGAGGTCGGTTGATTTTCACCTGTCGATCCACCAGTATTTTCTGCCAGTACCTCTGCTCGTGGTCACCTTTGAACGACatggactatttttttaacaatcctGGCTCGCCATTGGCTGTTTCCACTCACCTGTGAGGATCTCCAACCGCCAGTTATGCGTCTTCAGGAGTTCGTCCCGCGTTTCGTGGACGGCTCGTGCGTCCTCCGGCTGTTTGAAACGCACGTATCCCTCGGCGTCGCCTTCAAGGAGGTCGACGTACGCCACCGGCGAGATTTTACACAGCTCGTCCTGAAAGCCAAATTAAGCGTTAAACCTTTTTTGGGAGGACATTTtggatttgttggcgtttttttactttaatggccTGTCTCCCCGGGAGGGCTTTGTCGTCTGTAATCTTAACGATGACGCCGCTGGTGAATTGCGGTCCTTGATTGCTGACTTTTTCGCTGGTTTCCACTTGAAGGGTAAACAAAATCAAGCcatgatgctaatgctaagcGTATGATTTGGTTAGCACGACGGTGAGGACGTTTGGACTCACTCTTCACGTCGCTACGACGCTCCTCGGTGTCCAGTTGTGCCATGCACTTTTTTAAGGATGACATGCTGTCCTTTTGCAACCTCAAGTACTCGGATTTGAGCTCAAGCCACgctttcctgcaaaaaaaaaaatagagatgcATTGAGTTGGATGCTAAACTGCTAGAGTTGTGACATCAtcgagtgttaagacctaccgtatgcatgcatgtacatctatgtgtatgtatatgtatatatatgtgtatgtatatgtatatatatatataaatgtgtgtgtatgcatatgtatatatatatatatgtatgtgtgtgtatatgtgtgtgtgtatgtgtgtatatgtgtatgtatatgtatatatatgtgtatgtatatgtatatctgtatatgtatatatatgtgtgtatgtatatgtatatctgtatatgtatgtgtgtatatgtgtatgtatatgtatatctgtatatgtatgtgtgtatatgtgtatgtatatgtatatctgtatatgtatgtgtatgtgtgtatatgtgtatgtatatgtatatatatgtgtatgtatatgtatatctgtatatgtatgtgtatgtgtgtatatgtgtatgtatatgtatatctgtatatgtatgtgtatgtgtgtatatgtgtatgtatgtgtatatctgtatatgtatgtgtatgtgtgtatatgtgtatgtatatgtatatctgtatatgtatatatatgtgtatgtatatgtatatctgtatatgtatgtgtatgtgtgtatttgtatgtgtatatatgtgtatttgtatgtgtaagtgtataaatgtgtatatgtatgtgtatttatgtgtgtgtatgtgtatatgtatatttatacatatacatatacatatatccaatccaattaaattTTCTTATGAATTAAAATctccagacataaaaaaatataaacatattaCTTGGATAAGACTCTCAATGGGATGACTTCCTCGCCAATTTTCAGCTTTTCCTTatgcttcttcttcctcttcctcttggaTTTAACCAGCGAGTCTTCATGGTTTTCTTTCCCGCGTTCTCCATCCACGGGAGGTtctacaccccccccccaaaaaaaaatcccaattattACCCATCTCCCCCCCTTTAATATTCGACGCCACCTCACCACTTTCCGACACATCTTCATCTTTCTCCCCCATCTTCCTCATCTTGGATGGCACCCCCATTTCTGACTCCTCCTCCACAAGTGAACGCCGTCGTTTTTTATCCGAAACTTTCTCCGAACgcactttcttcttcttctgcatcTCCTCCGACGTCTCCACATCATCCATCTCCGTCTCTTTAACTCCCTCTACTggattctttttcttcttctttttccgttttttcttctcttcctctccACTGCCACCTAgaggccccccaaaaaatcacatggtaaaaaaaaaatacaattttcccCCATATTTATCTTACCTAAAGGCTGGTTTTCTACGGGTTGTGGGAGAGGTTTCCCTTTCTTGGTTTTAGGGAAAATTCCTGGTTTTCTTGGAGCATCTTCGGGAGGATTATTAAGCatcttgaccaaaaaaaaacataaattctcCGCTCACAATGCcaataacaaataaacaatcacCTCAATGGCTTTACTGGCTTGTTCCGGATTctcaaactccacaaaggcgAACCCTTTAGGATCCTTCGTGGGTTTATACCTGGGAATACTAGCATAGACGACATTCCCACATTTAGAGAAAACCTTCTCAATCCAACCATGATTCACGTCCTTGGGTAaaagttcctacaaaaaaaaacaccacaccAATTAAACCCTAAAACTTCcgttaatttttaatttaaatatcttACCACGTAAACCGTACGGCTGTCCACGTCCGTCGGCGCGTCTCCGAGAGGAAGCAGTCGTCTCACTTTATCGCCTTCTAAATTCACCTAAAAGTTTCCCACAAGTTGCTATCCACTCCCCAGAAGAAAATGGtggataaaaaaacattacctcCACCACGGATGAATTCTTCAGAGCCCTGGCGATCAGTTTGGTGTCATCAGTCAGCTTTTTGAGACGGTTAAAGCTCGCCAGCACTGACAAATCAACATCTAAGGAGGAAAAATCACATTACAGACGCTTCCCTACTTACaaagttcaaattgaagttgattcagtgctatattttgtattataattcatgtttaaggcctatataagtatatttaagctgagctctcacagcgccaggcgtcggtattagcggtggaaagaagcactactcgtaaaaaggcgcgcaatacaaaatcgaacttacgaacatttttcgacataaacgcaat
It contains:
- the larp7 gene encoding la-related protein 7 gives rise to the protein MNDSTRGEEDDGGHSKETDKKKRSRVKQLMGEVKKQVEFWFGDVNLHKDRFLKKLIEESSDGYVDLSVLASFNRLKKLTDDTKLIARALKNSSVVEVNLEGDKVRRLLPLGDAPTDVDSRTVYVELLPKDVNHGWIEKVFSKCGNVVYASIPRYKPTKDPKGFAFVEFENPEQASKAIEMLNNPPEDAPRKPGIFPKTKKGKPLPQPVENQPLGGSGEEEKKKRKKKKKKNPVEGVKETEMDDVETSEEMQKKKKVRSEKVSDKKRRRSLVEEESEMGVPSKMRKMGEKDEDVSESEPPVDGERGKENHEDSLVKSKRKRKKKHKEKLKIGEEVIPLRVLSKKAWLELKSEYLRLQKDSMSSLKKCMAQLDTEERRSDVKSESKRPHLETSEKVSNQGPQFTSGVIVKITDDKALPGRQAIKDELCKISPVAYVDLLEGDAEGYVRFKQPEDARAVHETRDELLKTHNWRLEILTGDHEQRYWQKILVDRQVKINRPREKKRGTDKLISKAEKIITARAKEANKHIRFQED